A stretch of Bos taurus isolate L1 Dominette 01449 registration number 42190680 breed Hereford chromosome 5, ARS-UCD2.0, whole genome shotgun sequence DNA encodes these proteins:
- the LYZ gene encoding lysozyme C, non-stomach isozyme precursor has product MKALLILGLLLFSVAVQGKVFERCELARSLKRFGMDNFRGISLANWMCLARWESNYNTQATNYNAGDQSTDYGIFQINSHWWCNDGKTPGAVNACHLPCGALLQDDITQAVACAKRVVSDPQGIRAWVAWRSHCQNQDLTSYIQGCGV; this is encoded by the exons ATGAAGGCTCTCCTCATTCTGGGGCTTCTCCTCTTTTCGGTCGCTGTCCAAGGCAAGGTCTTTGAGAGATGTGAGCTTGCCAGAAGTCTGAAAAGATTTGGAATGGATAACTTTAGGGGAATCAGCCTGGCaaact GGATGTGTTTGGCCAGATGGGAAAGCAATTACAACACACAAGCTACAaactacaatgctggagaccaaaGCACTGATTATGGGATATTTCAAATCAATAGCCACTGGTGGTGCAATGATGGCAAAACCCCAGGAGCAGTTAACGCCTGTCATTTACCCTGCGGTG CTTTGCTGCAAGATGACATCACTCAAGCTGTAGCATGTGCAAAGAGGGTTGTCAGTGATCCACAAGGCATTAGagcatg GGTGGCATGGAGAAGTCATTGTCAAAACCAAGATCTCACGAGTTACATTCAGGGTTGTGGAGTGTAA